The following are encoded in a window of Ascidiaceihabitans donghaensis genomic DNA:
- a CDS encoding helix-turn-helix domain-containing protein yields the protein MYVTLPSEFTTEPSVAPLDCATPKTTQTHLKPGTYLYFEGDEVEWLYQVTHGVLRLTRLLADGRRQVIAFGYPGDIVGFPAKDLHHTDCEALTDVRLQPFRRAHLESGDGDPALHCALLQAALREISAMQDHFMMLGRKSATEKLASFLCVLSDRVGDDHGAFRQISLPMSRSDIADFLGLTTETVSRTFTQLRKSQIIAIDNIHTIIIQRPKALLGLTEGARD from the coding sequence ATGTATGTCACACTTCCCAGCGAATTCACAACGGAACCGTCTGTGGCCCCATTGGACTGCGCCACGCCCAAAACAACGCAAACACATCTAAAGCCCGGGACCTATCTTTACTTTGAAGGGGATGAGGTCGAATGGCTGTATCAGGTCACGCACGGTGTTTTGCGATTGACCCGACTGCTGGCGGACGGACGCCGACAAGTCATCGCCTTTGGTTATCCGGGCGATATTGTGGGCTTTCCGGCAAAGGATTTGCATCACACCGATTGCGAGGCACTGACGGATGTGCGGCTGCAACCCTTTCGGCGGGCGCATCTGGAAAGCGGAGATGGCGATCCGGCCCTGCATTGCGCGTTGCTGCAAGCCGCCTTGCGGGAAATAAGCGCGATGCAGGATCATTTCATGATGCTGGGCCGTAAGTCGGCGACAGAAAAACTGGCTTCGTTTCTGTGTGTGTTGTCAGATCGTGTTGGCGATGATCATGGGGCTTTTCGCCAGATAAGCCTGCCCATGAGCCGTTCTGACATCGCCGATTTTCTGGGCCTGACCACCGAAACCGTCAGCCGCACCTTCACCCAATTGCGCAAAAGCCAGATCATTGCGATCGACAACATTCACACAATAATCATCCAACGCCCCAAAGCGTTGCTTGGCCTGACAGAAGGTGCGCGCGACTGA
- a CDS encoding endonuclease/exonuclease/phosphatase family protein, translating to MHETRIRIASYNMRKARGLDQKRRPSRTLDVINGLNADIVVLQEADKRLGQRPSALPRAMIAAQTDFDVVAVSQNSVSIGWHGNAILMRKGIEVQHVDLLELPGFEPRGAVRLKVNVGEGLTVVAAHLGLRRRDRQAQLEKLNRATAADQHCVIAGDFNEWSATKGFDPLAARFETHSPGRSFHARRPIAALDRFALSHGVSLHDGGVDQSPLARVASDHLPIWSDIVVPAAIC from the coding sequence ATGCACGAAACTCGTATACGCATCGCAAGCTATAACATGCGCAAGGCGCGGGGTCTTGACCAGAAACGACGGCCCAGCCGCACATTGGACGTGATCAATGGATTGAATGCGGACATTGTGGTGCTGCAAGAGGCTGACAAACGGTTGGGCCAACGCCCCTCTGCTTTACCGCGTGCAATGATCGCGGCCCAAACGGATTTTGATGTGGTTGCTGTATCGCAAAACAGCGTCAGTATCGGGTGGCATGGCAATGCCATATTGATGCGCAAGGGCATTGAGGTGCAACACGTTGACCTTTTGGAATTGCCGGGATTTGAACCGCGCGGTGCTGTACGTTTAAAAGTCAATGTGGGGGAAGGGCTGACAGTTGTTGCCGCACATCTGGGTTTGCGCCGGCGCGACAGGCAAGCCCAACTTGAAAAGTTGAACAGGGCCACGGCCGCGGATCAGCATTGCGTTATAGCCGGCGATTTCAACGAATGGTCTGCCACGAAAGGCTTTGACCCCTTGGCTGCACGGTTTGAAACACACAGCCCCGGACGATCTTTTCACGCACGCCGCCCCATCGCAGCACTTGACCGGTTTGCGCTGTCTCATGGTGTTTCGCTTCACGACGGTGGCGTAGACCAAAGCCCCTTGGCCCGCGTGGCGTCGGACCATTTGCCAATATGGTCCGACATTGTGGTGCCTGCAGCTATTTGCTGA
- a CDS encoding universal stress protein, which produces MAPKTILVCLTTPDHANTLLKTAVPLARKHGAHLIGLHTIEALVVYPGIAMHIPDTAFASFNESQKQEAEAIKAVFEKHTAIEDFVSEFRLVRAEAQSASARMIESARAADLVIMAHEDPNSDRYDQRHAQTQVIRESGRPVIVVPLDYDGPEIGANILLGWSDTREAARAAHDMLGLADDGAALTVLRVGPPPKTAFQDSNAIDTVEMYARHGLKATLIHRDPKGESIADVLQNVAFETGADLIVTGAFGHSRAYDFVLGATTYALLRDQKLPVLFSK; this is translated from the coding sequence ATGGCCCCCAAGACAATTCTGGTATGCCTCACCACGCCTGATCATGCCAATACGCTGCTGAAAACAGCAGTGCCGTTGGCGCGCAAACATGGCGCGCATTTGATCGGATTGCATACTATTGAAGCCCTCGTGGTATACCCCGGTATTGCCATGCACATTCCCGACACAGCCTTTGCATCTTTCAATGAAAGCCAGAAACAAGAGGCCGAAGCCATCAAGGCAGTCTTCGAAAAACACACAGCCATCGAGGATTTCGTAAGCGAATTTCGTCTGGTCAGGGCCGAGGCACAATCGGCCAGCGCGCGAATGATCGAAAGTGCGCGGGCGGCAGATTTGGTGATTATGGCCCATGAAGACCCCAACAGCGATCGCTACGATCAGCGTCATGCGCAAACTCAGGTGATCCGCGAAAGCGGGCGCCCCGTGATCGTGGTGCCCCTTGATTATGACGGTCCTGAAATCGGCGCAAACATTTTGCTGGGTTGGAGCGATACACGCGAAGCGGCCCGCGCAGCCCATGATATGCTGGGCCTTGCTGATGATGGGGCGGCACTTACGGTGCTGCGTGTGGGTCCCCCGCCTAAGACAGCGTTCCAGGATTCCAATGCCATCGACACCGTGGAAATGTATGCCCGGCACGGCCTGAAGGCGACGCTGATCCACCGAGATCCCAAGGGGGAAAGCATTGCAGATGTACTGCAAAATGTTGCCTTTGAAACGGGGGCGGACCTGATCGTGACAGGCGCGTTTGGTCATTCCCGTGCCTACGACTTTGTTTTGGGGGCCACCACCTATGCCTTGTTACGGGATCAGAAACTGCCGGTTTTGTTCAGCAAATAG